CCAGCCAGCGCGGCGATTGCCTCGGCCTCCTCATGCAGGACGTCCCAGGCGGCACGGCTCCAGTCGGCCGGGACCAGCTTCCCGTCAGGTCCAGCCGCCATCACGTGCTTGCTCGGGTAGGTGATCGCCCCCTCAGGGAACTGCACCAGCTGCGCCCCCGCCCCGGCGGCCTCGGCCATCAGGGCCCGGATCTCCTGCCCAGCCGCCCGCAGCGCGCCGCGGTCTGTGGGGTCCTCCGGCACGGTGCTCTGCGCGACAGCCAGCCGCAATGTCCTCGCCATGGCTCACACCTCCTCGATGCGACTGCTCTGGGGGAGGAACTTCGCGGACTTCTGGGCGAGAACGTCGGCCAGGAACGCGGGTGCCTCGTCGCCGAGCATCCGATGCAGCGTGACCAGGCTGGTGATCGCGGTGTCGGCTACCTCTTCCTGAACGTGTCGCCACGTGTGGCTTTGTCCCTTCCGGGGGTTGGTGCCCCAGGCGCCGACCACGGCCTGCGCGGACTCGCCGACCTCCTCGGTGAGCTTGAGGACCTGCAGCGTCCACTGCTGCTCTGGGGTCATCCCGCGTTCTAAGTCCAGGCCGGTGAAGAGGGCGGCAAGCTGGCCGATCACGTCCCACAGCGGTGGGTTCGACGGGTGTGCTGTCAACGGGCGCTCCTTGAGGGTTGGCGAAGGGGGTGGGTGTCGGCGTTGTCGGACGATGAAGGGAGTCAGGGCGTCAGATCCCGTTGCAGCCCGGGCGCGGGCTTGGTGTCCAGGCGCGTGAACCACTCGGTGGCGAGGATCCGGTGCCGGGCGTCGGCAGTGAGGCCGGACCGAAGAGCTGGCAGGGGGCGCTGGCTCTCGACCTGG
Above is a window of Streptomyces sp. DT2A-34 DNA encoding:
- a CDS encoding MazG-like family protein; amino-acid sequence: MTAHPSNPPLWDVIGQLAALFTGLDLERGMTPEQQWTLQVLKLTEEVGESAQAVVGAWGTNPRKGQSHTWRHVQEEVADTAITSLVTLHRMLGDEAPAFLADVLAQKSAKFLPQSSRIEEV